A genomic segment from Cuculus canorus isolate bCucCan1 chromosome 18, bCucCan1.pri, whole genome shotgun sequence encodes:
- the LOC128853990 gene encoding tektin-3-like, producing MEFIGSPLGATRAHPRSTSNGFLPAISTVGSRNKNHLPSYPLPQSCKLPRVPSAYYKPATIEPTLAPYSKTPQESTSSKGVPLISSRTTLFPRYTTDDWHKSNQTNYKESKACRQSAELLRLDTSRLIQDKNRQTKKTQEESSKTLQVRINDMKFWKTELYRELDEMVKETNALTGEIRELERALAKTEAPLQVAEQCLLHRDKRLGIDLVHDDVEKQLLTEVHVIRSCQERMRQCLDMANDQLRSNRMAQHELEKDLADKQVAHRIDERCHQLRNTSEGINFYRGVERIDATISLPESWAKFTDGNILRSQKERAASAKMRNNIRDLLAVTANEMMCQFNEVNVAFSNRIAETADAKDRIQTHLSKTLQEIFQMKMYIEAIRKCIRDKMAPFKVAQTRLDERTWRPNVELCRDNAQLRLVKEVYEIDETVHTLQHRLRDAEDTLQKLAHLKSTLEHDLAAKANTLFIDQEKCMGMRKTFPQTVRKIGYV from the exons ATGGAATTTATCGGCTCTCCCTTAGGCGCAACACGCGCCCATCCAAGATCAACATCTAATGGCTTTCTTCCTGCCATCAGCACCGTGGGTTCACGCAATAAGAACCATTTGCCTTCGTACCCATTGCCTCAGAGCTGCAAGCTCCCTCGGGTACCCAGTGCCTACTACAAACCAGCCACTATCGAGCCCACTTTGGCTCCCTATTCCAAGACTCCCCAGGAGTCAACCAGCAGCAAGGGGGTTCCATTGATTTCCAGCAGAACAACCCTCTTCCCCCGCTACACCACTGACGACTGGCACAAGTCCAACCAGACCAACTACAAAGAGTCAAAGGCTTGCCGGCAGTCAGCCGAGCTTCTGAGGCTTGATACCTCCCGCCTCATTCAGGATAAAAACCGgcagacaaagaaaacacaggaagaaagctCTAAAACCCTTCAAGTGCGCATCAATGACATgaaattttggaaaacagagctcTACCGTGAGCTGGATGAGATGGTCAAGGAGACCAACGCGCTCACGGGTGAGATAAGAGAACTGGAGAGAGCCTTGGCCAAGACAGAGGCCCCTCTACAG GTTGCGGAGCAGTGCTTGCTCCACCGTGACAAGAGGCTGGGCATCGACCTAGTCCATGATGACGTGGAGAAACAGCTTCTCACG GAAGTCCATGTCATCAGGTCGTGCCAGGAAAGGATGCGGCAGTGCCTGGATATGGCAAATGACCAGCTCAG GTCTAACAGGATGGCCCAGcatgagctggagaaggacctggctGACAAGCAGGTGGCCCACCGCATCGATGAAAGGTGCCACCAGCTGAGGAACACCTCTGAAGGCATCAACTTCTACCGAGGGGTGGAGCGAATTGATGCCAC GATCTCCTTGCCAGAGTCATGGGCCAAGTTCACAGATGGCAACATCCTCCGCTCCCAGAAGGAacgggcagcctctgccaagatGCGGAATAACATCAGAGATCTGCTGGCGGTGACGGCCAACGAGATGATGTGCCAGTTCAATGAGGTGAACGTCGCCTTCAGCAACCGCATCGCTGAGACAGCCGATGCCAAGGACAGGATTCAGACCCATCTGAGCAAG ACACTGCAGgaaatattccagatgaagATGTACATCGAAGCCATTCGAAAATGTATTAGAGACAAAATGGCTCCCTTTAAAGTGGCTCAGACCCGTCTGGATGAGCGCACGTGGAGACCAAACGTAGAGCTGTGCCGGGACAACGCCCAGCTGCG CCTTGTCAAAGAAGTCTATGAAATCGATGAGACGGTCCATACCCTTCAGCATCGGCTGAGAGATGCTGAGGACACGCTGCAGAAGCTGGCTCATCTCAAGTCGACCCTGGAGCACGACTTGGCTGCCAAAGCCAACACACTCTTCATTGATCAGGAGAAGTGCATGGGGATGCGCAAAACCTTTCCCCAAACTGTCCGCAAGATTGGTTATGTTTAG